In Verrucomicrobiia bacterium, a single window of DNA contains:
- the murB gene encoding UDP-N-acetylmuramate dehydrogenase: MKARLRQAKAGELLYPHTTMKVGGPAELYVEADSTQKLIEAVIAAREIGVPYFVMAGGSNLVIDDAGLGGLVIRYTASDLVADTNNMTLGCEGGLSLWSLVQEAGNQGWAGLENLAGIPGSVGGAVFGNAGAFGYSIGEILESGIVLTPANSLETVGNDYFKFRYRHSYLKESGDILLSVKLKFKPGDKEALWQKMKEILTLRAEKHPPHDWPCAGSFFKNIEKADEPYGKLAAGILLDKVGAKNLRIGQAGVYHKHANIIVNYGGARFADIRRLANLMRQKVFDEFGITLEEEIRYVDGSGRKQG, translated from the coding sequence TTGAAAGCCCGGCTGCGGCAGGCCAAAGCGGGGGAGCTTTTGTACCCGCACACCACGATGAAAGTGGGGGGGCCGGCGGAGCTTTACGTTGAGGCCGACAGCACGCAAAAATTAATCGAAGCGGTCATCGCGGCGCGGGAGATTGGCGTTCCGTACTTTGTGATGGCGGGGGGAAGCAATCTGGTCATCGACGACGCCGGGCTTGGCGGACTCGTAATCCGCTATACCGCATCCGACCTCGTTGCGGACACAAATAATATGACGCTCGGCTGCGAGGGGGGGCTTTCACTCTGGAGTTTGGTGCAGGAAGCGGGGAACCAAGGTTGGGCCGGGCTGGAAAACTTGGCCGGGATTCCCGGCTCGGTCGGCGGAGCGGTGTTTGGCAACGCCGGAGCGTTTGGCTATTCCATCGGGGAAATTCTGGAAAGCGGCATCGTTTTGACTCCTGCCAACAGTTTGGAAACGGTCGGCAACGATTATTTCAAATTCCGCTACCGGCATTCCTATCTCAAAGAATCCGGCGATATTCTGCTTTCGGTCAAGCTGAAATTCAAGCCGGGAGATAAAGAAGCGTTGTGGCAAAAGATGAAAGAGATTCTAACTTTGCGGGCGGAAAAGCATCCGCCGCACGATTGGCCCTGCGCAGGGAGCTTTTTCAAAAACATCGAAAAGGCGGACGAGCCGTACGGAAAATTGGCCGCCGGCATTCTTTTGGATAAAGTCGGCGCCAAAAATCTGCGCATCGGGCAGGCGGGTGTTTACCATAAGCACGCCAACATCATCGTCAATTACGGCGGAGCGCGCTTTGCAGATATTCGCCGGCTGGCCAATTTGATGCGGCAGAAGGTGTTCGACGAATTCGGCATCACCCTCGAAGAGGAAATCCGCTACGTGGACGGCTCGGGGCGGAAACAAGGGTAA
- a CDS encoding ABC transporter ATP-binding protein: MIETFHLGKNFGSVRAVVDLNLQTKPGEIFGFLGPNGAGKTTTIKLITGLLRPSSGRVVVGGVDVVKNPVEAKKILAYVPDQPQLYGKLTVEEFLKFIGAVYRMDSKSCQQGIGNFLELFGFADKRWELIESLSHGTKQKVALAAAFLHEPKVLLLDEPLVGLDPRSARILKDLLRQYAKRGATIFLSTHILEVAERMCDRVGIINKGELVALGAAEELKSKTGQEGESLEDLFLELTGGLEETEVLKFLGEQG; encoded by the coding sequence TTGATCGAGACCTTTCATCTCGGCAAAAACTTCGGCTCTGTTCGCGCCGTCGTTGATTTAAACCTTCAAACCAAACCCGGCGAAATTTTCGGCTTTCTGGGGCCGAACGGCGCGGGGAAAACCACCACCATCAAACTCATCACCGGGCTTTTGCGCCCCTCCTCCGGGCGGGTGGTCGTCGGCGGCGTTGACGTCGTCAAAAACCCCGTGGAGGCGAAAAAAATTCTGGCCTACGTGCCGGACCAGCCGCAGCTGTACGGCAAGCTGACAGTGGAGGAGTTTTTGAAATTCATCGGCGCGGTGTACCGAATGGATTCCAAGTCCTGCCAGCAGGGAATCGGCAATTTCCTCGAGTTATTCGGCTTTGCCGACAAACGGTGGGAGCTTATCGAATCCCTTTCCCACGGCACCAAGCAGAAAGTGGCGTTGGCCGCGGCCTTTCTGCACGAACCGAAAGTTTTGCTTTTGGACGAGCCATTGGTCGGGCTGGACCCCCGCTCGGCGCGGATTTTGAAAGACCTTTTGCGCCAATACGCCAAGCGGGGGGCCACGATTTTTCTTTCCACCCACATTCTGGAAGTGGCGGAGCGGATGTGCGACCGGGTGGGAATCATCAACAAAGGGGAGCTGGTGGCCCTCGGAGCGGCCGAGGAGCTGAAGTCGAAAACCGGCCAAGAAGGGGAGAGTTTGGAGGATCTCTTTTTGGAGCTGACGGGCGGGCTGGAGGAGACCGAAGTTTTGAAATTTCTGGGTGAGCAGGGGTGA